In one window of Nocardia brasiliensis DNA:
- a CDS encoding ATP-binding cassette domain-containing protein → MTSFTPTSALAVEANGLVKVFGEQRAVDGVSLAVPQGSVYGVLGPNGAGKTTTIKMLATLLRLDGGSARIFGHDVVAEPTAVRSLVGVTGQYASVDEDLSATENLVLFSRLLGLSRTEARRKSVELLEEFDLVEAATKPLKNFSGGMRRRLDLAASLIATPPLLFLDEPTTGLDPRTRAQMWDTIRRLVRDGATVLLTTQYLDEADQLADRIAVIDHGKVIADGTADELKASVGGSALHLTLTDRAQLDQACRVVGEFLGAEATITPEAGRLTAPLRDAGMTADLLIRLREWQIGIEEITVSKPSLDEVFLTITGHPADDDTERSAA, encoded by the coding sequence ATGACTTCTTTCACACCCACTTCAGCACTCGCCGTGGAGGCGAACGGGCTGGTCAAGGTGTTCGGGGAACAGCGGGCCGTCGACGGCGTGAGCCTGGCGGTGCCGCAGGGCTCGGTGTACGGCGTGCTCGGACCGAACGGCGCGGGCAAGACCACGACCATCAAGATGCTCGCCACCCTGCTGCGCCTCGACGGCGGCAGCGCCCGCATCTTCGGCCACGACGTGGTCGCCGAGCCGACGGCCGTGCGCTCGCTGGTCGGCGTCACCGGGCAGTACGCCTCGGTCGACGAGGATCTGTCCGCCACCGAGAACCTCGTCCTGTTCTCCCGCCTGCTCGGCCTCAGCCGCACCGAGGCCCGGCGCAAGTCGGTCGAACTGCTCGAGGAGTTCGACCTCGTCGAGGCCGCGACCAAGCCGCTCAAGAACTTCTCCGGCGGTATGCGGCGGCGCTTGGATCTGGCGGCCAGCCTGATCGCCACCCCGCCGCTGCTGTTCCTCGACGAGCCGACCACCGGCCTCGACCCGCGCACCCGCGCCCAGATGTGGGACACCATCCGCAGATTGGTCCGCGACGGCGCCACGGTGCTGCTCACCACGCAGTACCTGGACGAGGCGGACCAACTGGCCGACCGGATCGCGGTGATCGATCACGGCAAGGTGATCGCCGACGGCACCGCCGACGAACTCAAGGCCTCGGTCGGTGGTTCCGCGCTGCATCTGACGCTGACCGATCGGGCACAGCTCGACCAGGCCTGCCGGGTGGTCGGCGAGTTCCTCGGCGCGGAGGCCACGATCACGCCGGAGGCGGGCAGGCTCACCGCACCGCTGCGCGACGCGGGCATGACCGCCGATCTGCTGATCCGCTTGCGCGAGTGGCAGATCGGGATCGAGGAGATCACGGTCAGCAAGCCGAGCCTCGACGAGGTCTTTCTCACCATCACCGGCCACCCGGCCGACGACGACACCGAAAGGAGCGCGGCATGA
- a CDS encoding ABC transporter permease: MTTLTAPAPGRHAAPAAIPEVSNHIGLRRALSTSLTMAHRGLLKIKHNPEQLFDVTVQPILFTALFAFIFGGAIGGNVHDYLPILIPGILVQTVILTSVVTGTQLREDMDKGVFDRFKSLPIARISALAGALVADMVRYTIATVLTVLVGLCLGYRPGGGFVGVVAAALVIIVCSFAVSWIWALVGVTGKSAAGVQGISMMVMFPLTFMSGAFAMVSTMPGWLQGLNRANPVYYMVNTCRELMNGNQYTANLAWSLLGAVAVIAIFAPLAVKAYMRRA, translated from the coding sequence ATGACCACGCTCACCGCCCCCGCACCGGGGCGCCATGCGGCACCGGCCGCGATCCCCGAGGTCAGCAACCACATCGGGCTGCGCCGAGCACTGTCGACCTCGCTGACGATGGCCCACCGCGGCCTGTTGAAGATCAAGCACAACCCGGAACAGCTGTTCGACGTGACCGTGCAGCCGATCCTGTTCACCGCGCTGTTCGCCTTCATCTTCGGTGGGGCGATCGGCGGGAACGTGCACGACTACCTGCCCATCCTGATTCCCGGCATCCTGGTCCAGACGGTGATCCTGACCTCGGTCGTCACCGGCACCCAGTTGCGCGAGGACATGGACAAGGGGGTCTTCGATCGGTTCAAATCCCTGCCGATCGCGCGGATCTCGGCGCTGGCAGGCGCGCTGGTCGCCGACATGGTGCGCTACACCATCGCCACGGTGCTCACCGTGCTCGTCGGGCTCTGCCTCGGCTACCGGCCCGGCGGCGGCTTCGTCGGCGTCGTCGCGGCCGCCCTGGTGATCATCGTCTGCTCGTTCGCGGTCAGCTGGATCTGGGCGCTGGTCGGCGTCACCGGTAAGAGTGCCGCAGGCGTGCAAGGCATCTCGATGATGGTGATGTTCCCGCTGACCTTCATGTCCGGTGCGTTCGCGATGGTGAGCACCATGCCGGGCTGGCTACAGGGACTCAACCGCGCCAACCCGGTCTACTACATGGTGAACACCTGCCGGGAGCTGATGAACGGCAACCAGTACACCGCCAATCTGGCCTGGTCGCTGCTCGGCGCGGTCGCGGTGATCGCCATCTTCGCTCCGCTCGCGGTCAAGGCGTACATGCGTCGGGCGTGA
- a CDS encoding AfsR/SARP family transcriptional regulator, with protein MLSDQGGPRGRGQALRAPAGEPVVVALLGEIALRRAGVLTTLPGARSRLLLAALALRPGRSRSAQALIDDVWGEQPPRAPMNALHTQVSRLRSALPDGALEIGPAGYRLTLRADEVDLTRSAELLRQARECRTRGDHAGCLDSIAAARALWRGEPGADLAPGEVADALRAAAAGRLTELTMLELAARESAGDIDGALRLARHRASAEPLDESAQLTLMRLLARAGHQNEALESFATFRGRLVEQLGADPGPALIELNTAILRGEGLGRNGVAAADVPVAAAPSTDADPPEPALPAAIGLRAAPNALLGRADELAELDALRQVSRVITVLGPGGVGKTRIANELGARAAATDRVVLVELASVRADGADARVEIEAAISATLGLSDVTYNTTTLRQRVDARQRLREAIASRPMLLILDNCEHLIEDVAVVVADLIGVADRLTVLTTSRAPLMITAETVYPLPPLAIAATGSPATELFAARARAVRPGVRLDLEVVARLCHTLDGLPLAIELAAARVRVMSVEEITARLADRFALLRHGDRSSPERHRTLHAVIDWSWNLLDAAQQAALRRLCRFPAGFTLSAAEVVAAGPAVDDAAAAVDGLVNQSLLTVLDDEVLGTRYRMLETVREYGAEQLAAQPGEAELVADRMLLWARTYALDVAEHYRVGDQVRLALSVAAELDNLLAALRVALDRRDAYTAYIVFPVVTALWMLRGSHAEVVGWAARVAQLEPADSGPQAPPPDLVLASYQTMFLHLAYSNGAARELATLRLRVRRMLRGGAELSPSSRFVAGIVLCRADGRGLARLIAHAVRSPDAETKGSALLLRANMRENLGDVRGSTVDAVRALDIFGHDHIWSTAMVCRHLGQVYGQIAEYAKAEPYYRRSLEMLLRLGAFEDTIETRAALVGALLGAGRQEAAEHELELALRACDVDNNLVGTNRLLATVMQSAAEVSLGRGDIAEGLRRYDRALELFGWPSMDVAPGPGVLMLGAAALAARVLHGAFDTAGELADQLIEQGLLALPQYADLPQIGGIACAVGSYLIATEQDPSRGVDLLALAPNVSCRQDFPSMLWTTHAAAARERLGAQPLADARAVARRLRRRDSANRIMALLRDLHKAP; from the coding sequence ATGTTGTCGGATCAAGGCGGCCCGCGTGGTCGCGGTCAAGCGTTGCGGGCGCCCGCAGGCGAGCCAGTCGTGGTGGCCCTGCTGGGCGAGATCGCGCTGCGCCGTGCCGGTGTGCTGACCACGTTGCCCGGCGCGCGATCGCGACTGCTGCTCGCGGCGCTGGCCCTGCGACCCGGCCGCAGCCGCAGCGCGCAGGCCCTCATCGACGACGTGTGGGGTGAGCAGCCGCCGCGCGCGCCGATGAACGCGCTGCACACCCAGGTGTCGCGGCTGCGCTCCGCGCTGCCGGACGGTGCGCTGGAGATCGGCCCGGCCGGCTACCGGCTCACCCTGCGCGCCGACGAGGTGGACCTGACCCGCAGCGCCGAGTTGCTGCGCCAGGCGCGCGAATGCCGCACCCGCGGCGATCACGCGGGCTGTCTGGACTCGATCGCCGCGGCCCGCGCGCTGTGGCGGGGCGAGCCGGGCGCCGATCTGGCGCCGGGCGAGGTGGCCGATGCCCTGCGCGCCGCGGCGGCGGGCAGGCTGACCGAATTGACCATGCTGGAACTCGCGGCCCGCGAGTCGGCGGGTGACATCGATGGCGCGCTGCGGCTCGCGCGGCACCGGGCGAGCGCCGAACCGCTGGACGAGTCGGCCCAACTCACGCTGATGCGACTGCTCGCGCGCGCGGGACACCAGAACGAGGCACTGGAGTCGTTCGCGACGTTCCGTGGCCGGCTCGTCGAGCAGCTCGGCGCGGATCCCGGTCCGGCACTGATCGAGCTGAATACCGCGATCCTGCGCGGAGAAGGGCTGGGCCGCAACGGCGTCGCCGCCGCGGACGTGCCGGTCGCCGCCGCGCCGAGCACCGACGCCGACCCGCCGGAACCCGCCCTGCCCGCGGCGATCGGCCTGCGCGCCGCGCCGAACGCGCTGCTCGGGCGGGCGGACGAGTTGGCCGAGCTGGACGCGTTGCGGCAGGTGTCGCGGGTGATCACGGTGCTCGGGCCCGGCGGCGTGGGCAAGACCCGCATCGCCAATGAACTCGGCGCCCGCGCCGCCGCCACCGACCGGGTGGTGCTGGTGGAGCTGGCCTCGGTGCGCGCCGACGGCGCCGACGCCAGGGTCGAGATCGAGGCCGCGATCAGCGCGACGCTCGGGCTGAGCGATGTCACGTACAACACCACGACCCTGCGGCAGCGCGTTGATGCCAGGCAGCGCCTGCGCGAGGCGATCGCGTCCCGGCCGATGCTGCTGATCCTCGACAACTGCGAGCATCTGATCGAGGACGTCGCGGTGGTGGTCGCCGACCTGATCGGGGTGGCGGATCGGCTGACCGTGCTGACCACGAGCCGGGCGCCGCTGATGATCACCGCGGAGACGGTGTATCCGTTGCCGCCCTTGGCCATCGCCGCCACCGGATCGCCCGCCACCGAGTTGTTCGCGGCGCGCGCCAGGGCGGTGCGACCGGGGGTTCGGCTCGATCTCGAGGTCGTCGCGCGGTTGTGCCACACGTTGGACGGACTGCCGCTGGCGATCGAGCTAGCGGCCGCGCGGGTGCGGGTGATGAGCGTCGAGGAGATCACCGCGCGGCTGGCCGATCGGTTCGCACTGCTGCGCCACGGTGACCGGAGTTCGCCGGAACGGCACCGCACCCTGCACGCGGTGATCGACTGGAGCTGGAACCTGCTCGACGCCGCGCAACAGGCCGCGCTGCGCCGATTGTGCCGATTCCCAGCGGGTTTCACGCTGTCGGCGGCCGAGGTGGTGGCTGCCGGGCCCGCGGTCGACGACGCGGCCGCGGCGGTGGACGGGCTGGTGAACCAGTCGCTGCTCACGGTGCTCGACGACGAGGTGCTCGGCACCCGCTATCGCATGCTGGAGACGGTACGTGAGTACGGCGCCGAGCAGCTGGCCGCCCAGCCCGGCGAGGCCGAGCTCGTTGCCGATCGAATGTTGCTGTGGGCCAGGACGTATGCGCTCGATGTCGCGGAGCACTATCGGGTGGGCGATCAGGTGCGGCTCGCGCTGTCGGTCGCTGCGGAACTGGACAATCTGCTCGCTGCCCTGCGCGTCGCGCTCGATCGGCGGGACGCGTACACCGCCTACATCGTCTTTCCAGTGGTGACCGCGCTGTGGATGCTGCGCGGTTCGCACGCGGAGGTGGTCGGCTGGGCCGCGCGGGTCGCCCAGCTCGAGCCGGCGGACAGCGGCCCGCAGGCGCCGCCGCCCGATCTGGTGCTCGCCAGCTACCAGACCATGTTCCTGCACCTGGCCTACAGCAACGGCGCCGCGCGCGAGCTGGCCACCCTGCGCCTGCGGGTGCGCCGAATGCTGCGCGGCGGTGCCGAACTCAGCCCGAGCAGCCGTTTCGTCGCCGGGATCGTGCTGTGTCGAGCCGACGGTCGCGGGCTGGCCCGGCTGATCGCGCACGCGGTCCGGTCGCCGGACGCCGAGACCAAGGGCAGCGCGCTGCTGTTGCGCGCGAACATGCGGGAGAACCTCGGCGACGTGCGCGGTTCGACCGTGGACGCGGTCCGCGCGCTCGACATCTTCGGCCACGACCACATCTGGAGCACCGCCATGGTCTGCAGGCACCTGGGCCAGGTGTACGGGCAGATCGCCGAATACGCGAAAGCCGAACCGTACTACCGTCGTTCGCTCGAGATGCTGCTGCGCCTCGGCGCCTTCGAGGACACCATCGAGACCCGCGCCGCGCTGGTGGGGGCGCTGCTCGGCGCGGGCAGGCAGGAGGCGGCCGAGCACGAGCTCGAGCTGGCGTTGCGCGCCTGCGATGTCGACAACAACCTGGTGGGCACCAACCGTCTGCTCGCCACGGTGATGCAGAGCGCGGCGGAGGTATCGCTCGGTCGCGGCGACATCGCCGAGGGGCTGCGTCGCTACGACCGGGCACTGGAGCTGTTCGGCTGGCCGTCCATGGACGTGGCCCCCGGCCCCGGTGTGCTGATGCTCGGTGCGGCGGCCCTGGCCGCGCGGGTGCTGCACGGCGCCTTCGACACCGCGGGGGAACTCGCCGATCAGCTGATCGAGCAGGGGCTCCTGGCGCTGCCGCAATACGCCGACCTGCCGCAGATCGGCGGCATCGCCTGTGCGGTCGGTTCGTATCTGATCGCCACGGAACAGGATCCGTCCCGCGGTGTCGATCTGCTCGCCCTGGCCCCGAATGTGTCCTGCCGCCAGGACTTTCCTTCGATGCTGTGGACAACACACGCGGCGGCGGCGCGGGAGCGGCTCGGCGCGCAACCGCTGGCGGACGCCCGCGCCGTGGCGCGGCGGCTACGGCGCCGGGATTCGGCCAACCGCATCATGGCCCTCCTGCGCGATCTGCACAAGGCGCCCTGA
- a CDS encoding SRPBCC family protein: MAEFEVVRQAVISAEPSRIHGLIDDLREWTKWSPWEDLDPQLQRTYTGAESGVGAKYAWTGNRKAGAGSMEIVASAEREIVIRLEFHKPWTATNQVLFELNPTESGATEVVWRMSGQQQGLMKVLSKILPTDKFVGKDFEKGLARLKAVAEGKGE, from the coding sequence ATGGCTGAGTTCGAAGTGGTCCGGCAGGCCGTCATCTCGGCCGAGCCATCGCGCATTCACGGGCTGATCGACGACCTGCGGGAGTGGACCAAGTGGTCGCCGTGGGAGGACCTCGATCCGCAATTGCAGCGCACCTACACCGGTGCCGAATCCGGCGTCGGCGCCAAATACGCCTGGACCGGCAACCGCAAGGCGGGCGCGGGCAGCATGGAGATCGTCGCGAGCGCCGAGCGCGAGATCGTGATCCGGCTGGAGTTCCACAAGCCGTGGACGGCAACCAACCAGGTGCTGTTCGAGCTGAACCCGACCGAATCCGGTGCCACCGAGGTGGTCTGGCGGATGAGCGGGCAGCAGCAGGGACTGATGAAGGTGCTCTCGAAGATCCTCCCCACCGACAAGTTCGTCGGCAAGGACTTCGAGAAGGGCCTGGCGCGGCTGAAGGCGGTCGCCGAGGGCAAGGGCGAGTAG
- a CDS encoding 1,4-dihydroxy-2-naphthoate polyprenyltransferase, which yields MATAAQWIEGARPRTLPNAIAPVLAGTGAAASLDGAVWWKAVLALLVSLALIIGVNFANDYSDGIRGTDDVRVGPVRLVGQKLASAAAVRNAAILSLGIAAVLGLILAVTTAWWLLLIGAACLAGAWFYTGGSKPYGYSGFGEVAVFVFFGLVGVLGTEFVQAERIDWVGAVLAVSVGAFSSAVLVANNLRDIPTDSQSGKVTLAVKLGDPRTRTLQLALLAVPFIGTLALVARTPLALVGLLAIPLAVRANAPVRAGRGGLELIPALRDSGLAMLAWSVLTALAISFG from the coding sequence ATGGCTACTGCAGCGCAATGGATCGAGGGCGCGCGTCCACGCACCCTGCCGAACGCAATCGCCCCGGTGCTGGCAGGCACCGGCGCCGCAGCCTCGCTCGACGGCGCGGTGTGGTGGAAAGCCGTTCTCGCGCTGCTGGTCTCGCTGGCCCTGATCATCGGCGTGAACTTCGCCAACGACTACTCCGACGGTATCCGCGGCACCGACGACGTCCGCGTCGGCCCGGTGCGGCTGGTCGGGCAGAAACTCGCCTCCGCCGCGGCGGTGCGCAATGCCGCGATCCTGAGCCTGGGCATCGCCGCCGTGCTCGGTCTGATCCTGGCCGTGACCACGGCCTGGTGGCTGCTGCTGATCGGCGCGGCCTGCCTGGCGGGCGCCTGGTTCTACACCGGCGGCAGCAAGCCCTACGGGTACAGCGGTTTCGGTGAGGTCGCGGTGTTCGTGTTCTTCGGTCTGGTCGGCGTGCTCGGCACCGAGTTCGTGCAGGCGGAACGGATCGACTGGGTGGGCGCGGTGCTCGCGGTGTCGGTCGGCGCGTTCTCCAGTGCGGTGCTGGTCGCGAACAATCTGCGCGATATCCCGACCGACTCGCAGTCCGGAAAGGTCACCCTCGCGGTCAAACTCGGCGATCCCCGGACCAGGACCCTGCAGCTGGCCCTGCTCGCCGTGCCGTTCATCGGCACGCTGGCGCTGGTGGCGCGCACCCCGCTGGCCCTGGTCGGGCTGCTCGCCATCCCGCTCGCGGTGCGCGCCAACGCACCGGTGCGCGCGGGCAGGGGCGGACTGGAACTCATTCCGGCGCTGCGCGATTCCGGCCTGGCGATGCTCGCGTGGTCGGTGCTGACCGCGCTGGCCATCAGCTTCGGCTGA
- a CDS encoding phage holin family protein, protein MQLLIRLIINAVAIWLAAAWVDKIDIISPAENGNVGKVIVLVAVALVFTVVNALVKPVVKLLSLPLVIVTLGLFLLVINALMLWLTAKITETTDYGLRVDGFWAAVIGGVIVSVVNWVLGILVPDND, encoded by the coding sequence ATGCAGCTTCTGATTCGGTTGATCATCAACGCCGTGGCGATCTGGCTGGCCGCCGCCTGGGTCGACAAGATCGACATCATCAGCCCGGCCGAGAACGGCAACGTCGGCAAGGTGATCGTGCTCGTCGCCGTCGCCCTGGTCTTCACGGTGGTGAACGCGCTGGTCAAGCCGGTCGTGAAGCTGCTGTCGCTACCGCTGGTGATCGTCACGCTCGGACTGTTCCTGCTGGTGATCAACGCGCTCATGCTGTGGCTGACCGCGAAGATCACCGAGACCACCGACTACGGGCTGCGGGTCGACGGGTTCTGGGCCGCCGTGATCGGCGGCGTCATCGTCTCGGTGGTGAACTGGGTGCTCGGCATCCTGGTCCCCGACAACGACTGA
- a CDS encoding Clp protease N-terminal domain-containing protein produces the protein MFERFSRAARTAVVIAQEDARELRSPTIEVQHLLLGLLAQGEADLRGVLAAAGLTHAGVMRALADNGKNAPLGADDAEALRSIGIDLDAVRESLEANFGSDALERAVPEERRGLFGRGRNSGHIPFTREAKKVLELSLREALARKDKSIESGHVLLGILRAPNQTTERLLGGSGSIDELRSQVHALLDRAA, from the coding sequence ATGTTCGAGCGGTTCAGCAGAGCGGCGCGGACGGCCGTCGTCATCGCCCAGGAAGACGCGCGCGAGTTGCGCTCGCCCACGATCGAGGTGCAGCATCTGCTGCTCGGCCTGCTCGCACAGGGTGAAGCGGACCTGCGCGGCGTGCTCGCCGCGGCCGGTCTGACCCACGCGGGCGTCATGCGGGCGCTGGCTGACAACGGGAAGAACGCGCCGCTTGGTGCCGACGACGCCGAGGCGCTGCGCTCGATCGGCATCGATCTCGACGCGGTGCGTGAGTCGCTGGAGGCGAACTTCGGCTCCGACGCGCTCGAGCGCGCGGTCCCCGAGGAACGGCGCGGGCTGTTCGGGCGCGGCCGGAATTCCGGGCACATCCCGTTCACCAGGGAGGCGAAGAAGGTCCTCGAACTCTCGCTGCGGGAAGCGTTGGCTCGCAAGGACAAATCCATCGAGTCCGGGCACGTGCTGCTCGGTATCCTGCGCGCCCCGAATCAGACGACCGAGCGACTGCTCGGTGGCTCCGGCTCGATCGACGAGCTGCGCTCGCAGGTGCACGCGCTGCTCGATCGCGCCGCCTGA
- a CDS encoding helix-turn-helix domain-containing protein, translating into MTEATTLAAAAGSPDPKVGLRAVLALRRLLERLEAIQVANAREQGWSWQAIAEALEVSKQAVHQKHNRRGRNP; encoded by the coding sequence ATGACTGAGGCAACCACTCTGGCGGCGGCCGCGGGCAGCCCCGACCCCAAGGTCGGGTTGCGCGCGGTGCTCGCGCTGCGACGGCTGCTCGAACGGCTGGAGGCGATCCAGGTGGCCAACGCCCGCGAACAGGGCTGGTCCTGGCAGGCGATCGCCGAGGCGCTCGAGGTCAGCAAGCAGGCAGTCCACCAGAAGCACAATCGGAGAGGCAGGAACCCCTGA
- a CDS encoding PLP-dependent cysteine synthase family protein, giving the protein MKACDRSTPRDWVDNAVRLIDADAQRSADTHLLRYPLPAEWNVQLYLKDESTHITGSLKHRLARSLFLYAICNGWVHEGTTVVEASSGSTAVSEAYFAKLLGLDFVAVMPASTSPQKIALIEAQGGRCHFVQRPPDMYTEAARLAAECGGHFMDQFTHAERATDWRGNNNIAESIFQQMALESHPVPNWVVVGAGTGGTSATIGRYIRYRRHATKLAVVDPENSAFYGGYETGDAGYQTGMPSRIEGIGRPRVEPSFVGQVVDRMIEVPDAGSIAAARYASRVLGRRVGGSTGTNLWGVFAIIAEMLAAGRGGSVVTLLCDGGDRYAGTYFDDAWVESQGLSLAEPTAILEKFIATGTWTG; this is encoded by the coding sequence GTGAAGGCCTGTGACCGCAGCACGCCGCGCGACTGGGTGGACAACGCGGTCCGGCTGATCGACGCCGACGCGCAGCGCAGTGCGGACACCCACCTGCTGCGCTACCCGCTGCCCGCCGAGTGGAACGTGCAGCTGTATCTGAAAGACGAATCCACGCATATCACCGGCAGTCTCAAGCATCGGCTGGCGCGTTCGCTGTTCCTGTACGCGATCTGCAACGGCTGGGTGCACGAGGGCACCACGGTGGTGGAGGCGTCGTCGGGTTCGACGGCGGTGAGCGAGGCGTATTTCGCGAAGCTGCTCGGTCTCGATTTCGTGGCGGTGATGCCGGCGAGCACGTCGCCGCAGAAGATCGCGCTGATCGAAGCGCAAGGCGGCCGTTGCCATTTCGTGCAGCGCCCGCCCGATATGTACACCGAGGCGGCCCGGCTGGCCGCCGAATGCGGTGGCCATTTCATGGATCAGTTCACCCATGCCGAGCGTGCCACCGACTGGCGCGGCAACAACAACATCGCCGAATCCATCTTCCAGCAAATGGCTTTGGAGTCACATCCGGTGCCGAACTGGGTGGTGGTCGGCGCGGGCACCGGCGGTACCAGCGCCACCATCGGGCGCTATATCCGATACCGCAGGCACGCAACGAAATTGGCGGTCGTCGATCCGGAGAACTCGGCGTTCTACGGTGGTTACGAGACCGGCGACGCGGGCTATCAGACCGGAATGCCTTCGCGCATCGAGGGAATCGGTCGCCCGCGGGTGGAGCCCTCGTTCGTCGGCCAGGTGGTGGATCGGATGATCGAGGTGCCCGACGCGGGCTCGATCGCGGCCGCCCGCTACGCCAGTCGGGTGCTCGGTCGCCGCGTCGGCGGTTCGACCGGCACCAACCTGTGGGGCGTGTTCGCGATCATCGCCGAGATGCTGGCCGCGGGGCGCGGCGGCAGCGTGGTCACCCTGCTGTGCGACGGCGGAGATCGTTATGCCGGAACGTATTTCGATGACGCGTGGGTCGAATCGCAGGGTCTGAGCCTGGCCGAGCCGACCGCGATTCTGGAGAAGTTCATCGCCACCGGCACCTGGACCGGCTGA
- a CDS encoding DUF4229 domain-containing protein, whose product MSDATPPDGVPGQQTAGAGRRLARNLGLYTLARLALVVVITVLIVLVARLVSVDIPLVVAALFALIIAMPLSLMLFKRLRVRVNEDIAVVDERRRHDKAQLRARLRGEAPEDGPGAAS is encoded by the coding sequence GTGAGTGACGCAACTCCACCGGATGGTGTTCCAGGACAGCAAACCGCTGGCGCGGGTCGTCGGCTCGCCCGCAACCTCGGCCTGTACACGCTCGCGCGGCTGGCTCTGGTCGTGGTGATCACGGTGCTGATCGTGCTGGTGGCCCGGCTGGTGTCGGTAGACATCCCGCTGGTGGTCGCCGCCCTGTTCGCGCTGATCATCGCGATGCCGCTGTCGCTGATGCTGTTCAAGCGGCTGCGGGTGCGGGTCAACGAGGACATCGCGGTGGTGGACGAGCGTCGCCGCCACGACAAGGCCCAGCTGCGGGCCCGGTTGCGTGGTGAAGCGCCCGAGGATGGCCCCGGAGCCGCCTCGTGA
- a CDS encoding BldC family transcriptional regulator encodes MSAITVGGQDTLLTPGQVAAMFHVDPKTVTRWAHAGRLGSLRTPGGHRRFRESEVMQLLKSLTTEATSR; translated from the coding sequence ATGAGTGCGATCACCGTCGGCGGCCAGGACACCCTGCTGACGCCAGGGCAGGTTGCTGCCATGTTCCACGTCGATCCGAAGACAGTCACGCGCTGGGCGCATGCCGGTCGCCTCGGGTCGTTGCGCACACCGGGCGGGCATCGCCGGTTCCGCGAATCAGAAGTGATGCAGCTGCTCAAGTCGCTCACCACCGAGGCGACCTCGCGCTGA
- a CDS encoding LLM class flavin-dependent oxidoreductase, with product MGLGIGVILPTSTADPARPILGDVRASARAAEQLGLESVWSTDHLIASAPMLDSAVVLATAAAVTERITVGYNVMLLALRSTAWAAKQISSLQYVSGDRLLLGVGTGNPAHGDIGWRAAGFDFADRGRRTDAALRVLPDLIAGAPAEVNGVEARLSLGATVPPILVAGNGSRARRRAAEFADGWITLRPNLADLPAEISELSALAAGFNRPAPSVTVVAPDLPTDLTAAAEHLAAHAAAGVERVILALTSPDWQRDYELAAKLSAAL from the coding sequence GTGGGTCTCGGGATTGGTGTCATTCTGCCGACTTCTACGGCGGATCCGGCGCGGCCGATTTTGGGGGATGTGCGGGCTAGTGCTCGGGCGGCGGAGCAGCTCGGGCTCGAATCTGTTTGGTCTACGGATCATTTGATCGCCAGTGCGCCGATGTTGGACAGCGCGGTGGTGCTGGCGACCGCGGCGGCGGTGACGGAGCGGATCACGGTGGGCTACAACGTGATGCTGCTCGCGTTGCGGTCGACGGCCTGGGCGGCGAAGCAGATCAGTAGTTTGCAGTATGTTTCGGGGGATCGGTTGCTGCTGGGGGTGGGGACGGGAAATCCGGCGCACGGTGATATCGGTTGGCGGGCGGCGGGTTTCGATTTCGCGGATCGTGGGCGACGCACCGATGCGGCGCTGCGGGTGTTGCCCGACCTGATCGCCGGCGCGCCTGCGGAGGTCAACGGTGTCGAGGCGAGATTGTCGCTGGGCGCGACTGTCCCACCGATCCTAGTGGCGGGCAACGGTTCTCGCGCTCGTCGCCGGGCGGCGGAGTTCGCCGACGGCTGGATCACCCTCCGGCCGAACCTCGCTGATCTCCCTGCTGAGATCTCGGAATTATCCGCTCTCGCAGCAGGATTCAACAGGCCCGCGCCGTCGGTCACCGTCGTGGCCCCGGATCTGCCCACCGATCTCACCGCCGCCGCGGAACACCTAGCCGCCCACGCGGCCGCCGGTGTCGAGCGAGTGATCCTCGCCCTGACCAGCCCGGACTGGCAGCGCGACTATGAGTTGGCCGCGAAACTCAGTGCGGCTCTGTGA
- a CDS encoding NUDIX hydrolase gives MVHGQPRPGGLTRGGTVPQNRPYVGGARTSGPTRATGCRIATPGGAMDFGETAAECAIRECREETGITAEITGFLGVTATRITLSPTPVARFASSTRTRASVGRSRESRRSTTRQTA, from the coding sequence ATGGTGCACGGCCAGCCGCGTCCGGGAGGTCTTACGAGAGGCGGTACGGTGCCACAGAACCGGCCATACGTCGGTGGCGCACGTACCTCCGGACCTACCAGGGCAACCGGATGCCGAATCGCCACGCCGGGCGGCGCGATGGACTTCGGTGAGACCGCCGCCGAGTGCGCCATTCGGGAATGCCGGGAGGAGACCGGGATTACTGCGGAGATCACTGGGTTCCTCGGCGTTACAGCAACCCGAATCACCTTGTCGCCTACACCGGTGGCGAGATTCGCCAGCAGTACGAGAACACGTGCATCGGTCGGCCGGTCGCGGGAGAGCCGACGATCAACGACGAGGCAGACGGCGTGA